One window of Solea senegalensis isolate Sse05_10M unplaced genomic scaffold, IFAPA_SoseM_1 scf7180000015199, whole genome shotgun sequence genomic DNA carries:
- the LOC122762056 gene encoding ras-related protein Rab-33B-like → MESSLEFSSSVGSVASQLSRCRTFKVLVIGDSGVGKTCLTHRLCAGQFPSGVEATIGVDFRERALDVDGEKIKLQLWDTAGQERFRKSMVQHYYRNVHAVLFVYDVTFPASFSGLMSWVEECRQNSVGQEIPRFLVGNKNDLRDSRRTDGQVSQERALSFAKAHGMMFFETSAKNQSLKRVNGQRGDKEVLYQQDKVEDVVMAVAAKLKRQKKPTMVNAVPHSGSFKVLNKRKPEKELWTCC, encoded by the exons ATGGAGTCCTCTCTGGAGTTCTCTAGCTCTGTGGGCAGCGTGGCCTCACAGCTCAGCCGCTGTCGCACCTTTAAAGTGCTGGTGATCGGAGACTCCGGTGTGGGGAAGACGTGCCTCACACACCGACTGTGCGCCGGACAGTTCCCCAGCGGAGTGGAGGCCACCATCGGCGTGGACTTCCGCGAGAGAGCGTTGGATGTTGACGGAGAAAAAATTAAG CTCCAGCTCTGGGACACAGCAGGACAGGAGCGCTTCCGCAAGTCCATGGTGCAGCACTACTATCGAAACGTCCACGCCGTGCTCTTCGTCTACGACGTCACCTTCCCCGCCAGTTTCAGCGGCCTGATGTCCTGGGTGGAAGAGTGCAGGCAGAACTCCGTCGGACAGGAAATCCCCAG ATTCCTGGTGGGAAACAAGAACGACCTCCGTGACTCCAGGCGGACCGATGGCCAGGTGAGCCAGGAGAGGGCGCTAAGCTTCGCCAAGGCCCACGGCATGATGTTTTTCGAGACATCGGCCAAGAACCAGTCGCTCAAGCGTGTGAACGGACAGCGAGGTGACAAAGAGGTTTTATATCAGCAGGATAAGGTGGAGGACGTCGTCATGgccgtcgctgccaaactaaaGCGTCAGAAGAAGCCGACGATGGTAAATGCTGTGCCGCACAGCGGCTCCTTTAAAGTCCTGAACaagaggaaaccggagaaagaGTTGTGGACCTGCTGCTGA